In a single window of the Populus alba chromosome 16, ASM523922v2, whole genome shotgun sequence genome:
- the LOC118056113 gene encoding alpha-soluble NSF attachment protein, protein MGDHIRRGEEFEKKADKKINGWALLGSKYEDAADLLTQSANQFKLAKSWDKAGSVFIKLSNCHLKLDSRHEAATAYVDAASCYKKTSTKGAISCYLQAVDIYVDMGRYSNAAKYCKEIGELYELEQNSDKAILYFEKAADYYEFQESNSLANKCKLKVAEISAQLEQYQKAIQIYEDVARQSLNNNLLKYGVRGYLLNAGICQLRRGDVVAITNALEQYENLDPTFSRTREYRFLSDLATAIDEEDVPKLTSIIKEFDSISKLDSWKVTLLLKVKNALKSRELEDDLT, encoded by the exons ATGGGGGATCATATTAGAAGAGGAGAAGAATTCGAGAAAAAAGCAGATAAGAAAATCAACGGCTGGGCCTTACTGGGCTCTAAATACGAAGATGCTGCTGATTTGCTTACCCAATCCGCCAATCAATTTAAACTCGCCAAATCTT ggGATAAAGCTGGGTCTGTTTTCATCAAGTTGTCTAATTGTCATTTAAAG TTGGATAGCAGACATGAAGCTGCAACTGCTTATGTAGATGCTGCAAGCTGCTACAAGAAAACATCAACTAAAG GGGCTATCTCGTGCTATTTGCAAGCAGTGGATATTTATGTTGATATGGGAAGGTATAGCAATGCTGCAAAGTATTGCAAG GAAATTGGTGAGTTGTATGAGCTCGAGCAAAACAGTGACAAGGCTATTCTGTACTTTGAAAAAGCTGCTGATTATTATGAATTTCAAGAATCAAACTCCCTTGCTAACAAGTGCAAGCTGAAAGTTGCAGAAATTTCTGCTCAACTTGAACA ATATCAGAAAGCAATTCAGATATATGAAGATGTAGCACGACAGTCGCTCAACAATAACTTGTTAAAATATGGAGTACGAGGATATCTTCTGAATGCTGGGATTTGCCAACTCCGCAGAGGCGATGTTGTTGCCATAACCAATGCATTGGAGCAATATGAG AATTTGGATCCAACATTTTCTAGAACTCGAGAATACAGATTTTTATCA GATTTAGCTACTGCAATTGATGAGGAGGATGTTCCGAAGCTCACTTCCATTATCAAGGAATTTGATAGCATTTCCAAGCTG GATTCTTGGAAGGTCACACTACTGTTGAAAGTCAAGAATGCCCTGAAGTCCAGAGAACTAGAGGATGATTTGACCTGA
- the LOC118056112 gene encoding phosphatidylinositol N-acetylglucosaminyltransferase subunit A, translated as MADQKHRILMVSDFFFPNFGGVESHIYYLSQCLLKLGHKVVVMTHAYGNRSGVRYMTGGLKVYYVPWRPFLMQNTLPTVYGTLPIVRTILVREKISLVHGHQAFSTLCHEALMHARTMGYKVVFTDHSLYGFADIGSIHMNKVLQFTLADVSQAICVSHTSKENTVLRSGLPPEKVFMIPNAVDTAMFKPAPERLGNDEIIIVVISRLVYRKGADLLVEVIPEICRLYPNVRFIVGGDGPKRVRLEEMREKHSLQDRVEMLGSVPHAHVRSVLISGHIFLNSSLTEAFCIAILEAASCGLLTVSTRVGGVPEVLPEDMIVLAEPDPSDMVRATGKAISLLPNIDPQQMHNRMKKLYDWHDVAKRTEIVYDRALKCPDQNLLERLSRYLSCGSWAGKIFCFVMIIDFLLWRLLQLWQPTEEIEEVPEFTLPRHQDEEIISNFNQEQNLG; from the exons ATGGCTGATCAGAAGCACAGAATCCTGATGGTTTCAGattttttctttcccaattTTGGTGGTGTTGAGAGCCATATTTATTATCTATCTCAATGCCTGCTAAAGCTTGGTCACAAG GTGGTTGTTATGACTCATGCTTATGGTAATCGCTCTGGGGTGAGATACATGACTGGTGGCCTTAAAGTTTACTATGTACCATGGAGACCATTTCTTATGCAGAACACCTTGCCAACTGTTTACGGGACGCTTCCAATTGTAAGGACTATCCTTGTTCgagaaaaaatatcattggtgCATGGACATCAAGCCTTCTCAACTCTTTGTCATGAAGCTTTGATGCATGCACGCACCATGGGTTACAAAGTTGTATTTACTGATCATTCACTCTATGGTTTTGCTGATATCGGAAGCATTCACATGAACAAGGTGTTGCAATTCACTTTAGCAGACGTGAGCCAGGCCATTTGTGTTTCTCATACAAGCAAGGAAAACACAGTGTTACGGTCAGGTCTACCACCAGAAAAGGTTTTCATGATACCAAATGCTGTGGACACTGCTATGTTCAAGCCAGCCCCAGAGCGACTTGgcaatgatgaaattattattgttgtgatAAGTAGATTGGTTTATCGAAAGGGCGCAGACTTGCTTGTTGAAGTCATTCCAGAAATTTGCCGTTTGTATCCCAAT GTCAGGTTCATTGTTGGAGGAGATGGACCTAAACGGGTAAGGCTGGAAGAGATGAGGGAAAAACACTCTCTTCAAGATCGAGTTGAAATGCTGGGTTCTGTACCACATGCTCATGTACGCTCTGTCTTGATTTCTGGCCATATATTTCTAAACAG TTCTTTGACAGAGGCGTTCTGCATAGCCATATTAGAGGCTGCTAGTTGTGGGTTATTAACAGTCAGCACACGCGTAGGAGGTGTACCTGAG GTTCTACCAGAGGACATGATTGTACTTGCAGAACCTGATCCTAGTGATATGGTAAGAGCAACCGGAAAGGCGATATCTCTACTTCCAAATATTGACCCGCAACAGATGCATAATCGT ATGAAGAAACTCTATGATTGGCATGATGTTGCAAAACGAACAGAGATTGTTTATGACCGTGCTTTGAAATGTCCCGACCAAAATTTGTTAGAACGACTCTCACG GTACCTCTCTTGTGGTAGTTGGGCAGGCAAGATTTTCTGCTTCGTTATGATAATTGATTTCTTGCTATGGCGTCTGCTGCAACTATGGCAG CCAACAGAGGAGATTGAGGAGGTGCCTGAATTTACTTTACCCCGTCATCAAGATGAGGAAATAATCTCAAATTTCAACCAGGAACAAAATTTGGGGTGA